One window of Dehalobacterium formicoaceticum genomic DNA carries:
- the dnaB gene encoding replicative DNA helicase yields MPLERIPPQNVDAEQALLGALMLDGDAIFHVVEHVRTSDFYKDAHRIIFDCFLTLNERNEPVDLVTLVEELRRRGDLEKVGGLSYVAALANAVPTAANATYYAKIVAEKALLRSLISVSTKIAQHGYEQDLEAAELIDEAEKMIFSVTQRKTRDGFVAMRDVVVEAFEQIGRTKAQDGVTGLPTFRNLDYYLSGLQKSDLVIVAARPAMGKTSFCLNIAQNLGVKHDKTVAIFSLEMSKGQLAQRMLCGEARVDQSKVRTGYVNEEEWGRLSVALAPLAEAKIYLDDTPGITVMEMRAKARRLKAEKGLDLIVIDYIQLMQGNRRSENRQQEISEISRSLKALARELDVPVMALSQLSRAVEQSADKRPNLSHLRESGALEQDADIVIFIHRPEYYDPDTEQRGIAEIIVAKHRNGPVGTAELAFIKEYTKFMDLAKEPV; encoded by the coding sequence ATGCCTTTAGAGCGGATTCCCCCGCAAAATGTAGATGCGGAACAAGCTTTGCTGGGCGCCTTAATGTTGGATGGAGATGCCATCTTTCATGTGGTAGAGCATGTCCGTACCAGTGACTTTTATAAGGATGCCCATCGCATTATTTTTGATTGCTTTTTAACTTTAAATGAACGCAATGAACCGGTAGATCTGGTCACTTTAGTGGAAGAATTGCGCAGGCGGGGTGACTTGGAAAAGGTCGGGGGGCTGTCTTATGTAGCCGCTCTGGCCAATGCTGTGCCGACGGCGGCCAATGCAACCTACTATGCAAAAATTGTTGCGGAAAAGGCTTTGCTTCGTTCCCTGATCAGCGTTTCTACGAAAATTGCCCAGCATGGATACGAGCAAGATTTGGAAGCGGCGGAACTTATTGATGAAGCCGAAAAAATGATTTTTTCCGTGACTCAGAGAAAAACCAGGGACGGCTTTGTGGCGATGCGGGATGTGGTGGTAGAGGCATTTGAACAGATTGGCCGTACCAAAGCCCAAGACGGGGTGACGGGGCTGCCCACTTTCCGCAATTTAGACTATTATCTTTCCGGATTGCAGAAGAGCGATTTAGTGATCGTGGCAGCACGGCCGGCGATGGGGAAAACTTCTTTCTGCTTGAATATTGCTCAGAATCTGGGGGTTAAACACGATAAGACCGTAGCCATCTTTAGCCTAGAAATGTCCAAAGGGCAATTAGCCCAAAGAATGCTTTGCGGCGAGGCTCGGGTAGATCAATCCAAGGTCAGAACGGGTTATGTGAATGAAGAAGAATGGGGGCGCCTTTCTGTGGCTTTGGCACCTTTGGCAGAGGCAAAAATTTATTTGGATGATACCCCCGGGATAACCGTCATGGAAATGCGGGCCAAAGCCAGAAGGCTAAAGGCGGAAAAGGGATTGGATCTCATCGTCATTGACTATATCCAGTTGATGCAAGGTAATCGTCGTTCAGAAAATCGCCAACAGGAAATTTCGGAAATATCCCGTTCTTTAAAAGCTCTGGCCAGGGAACTGGATGTGCCGGTGATGGCTCTGTCACAATTGTCTCGTGCCGTTGAGCAGAGCGCAGATAAAAGACCGAACTTAAGTCACCTGAGGGAATCCGGAGCCTTGGAGCAGGATGCTGATATCGTGATTTTTATCCATCGTCCCGAATATTATGATCCGGATACGGAGCAGAGGGGGATTGCGGAAATTATTGTGGCCAAGCATAGAAACGGGCCTGTGGGTACGGCAGAGCTGGCCTTTATCAAGGAATATACAAAATTTATGGATTTGGCAAAAGAACCGGTTTGA
- a CDS encoding undecaprenyl-diphosphate phosphatase: MLFLELLKAVFLGVVEGITEWLPISSTGHMILVEEFIQLNASAAFKEMFFVVIQLGAIMAVVLLFFHKLNPFSPRKSRQEKKDTMAIWYKVIVGVIPAAVIGFLADDWLNDHLYNYQTVAMMLILYGILFIVIENRNQGRLPKVNSFTDLSYKTAFLIGMFQVLSLIPGTSRSGATILGGIILGSSRFIAAEYSFFLSIPVMFGASALKLVKFGFSFTGMEIAILITGMIVAFFVSILAIRFLLGYIKNNDFKAFGWYRIILGLVVIGYFILRG, from the coding sequence ATGCTTTTTTTGGAATTACTGAAAGCCGTATTTTTAGGAGTGGTGGAAGGCATAACAGAATGGCTTCCCATCAGCAGCACAGGACATATGATTTTGGTCGAGGAATTTATTCAATTAAACGCCTCAGCGGCATTTAAAGAAATGTTCTTTGTGGTCATTCAGCTAGGCGCGATTATGGCGGTAGTCCTTCTCTTTTTTCATAAACTGAATCCTTTTTCACCCCGGAAATCCCGACAGGAAAAAAAGGACACCATGGCCATTTGGTATAAGGTGATTGTTGGCGTAATTCCCGCCGCCGTTATCGGCTTTTTAGCTGATGATTGGTTAAACGATCATTTGTATAACTACCAAACTGTAGCCATGATGTTGATTCTTTATGGGATCCTGTTTATTGTAATTGAAAATCGCAATCAGGGCCGCCTGCCCAAGGTCAATAGTTTCACAGATTTATCCTATAAAACCGCCTTCTTAATCGGGATGTTCCAGGTATTATCCCTGATTCCTGGCACCTCCCGCTCAGGCGCCACCATTTTAGGCGGGATCATATTGGGTTCCTCCCGGTTTATTGCTGCCGAATATTCTTTCTTCCTGTCAATTCCCGTTATGTTCGGCGCCAGTGCCTTAAAGCTGGTAAAGTTCGGTTTTAGCTTTACGGGAATGGAAATCGCCATTCTGATCACTGGTATGATCGTGGCCTTTTTCGTTTCTATCCTGGCGATTCGCTTCTTGCTGGGCTATATTAAAAACAACGACTTTAAAGCCTTCGGTTGGTATCGAATCATATTGGGGCTGGTGGTGATTGGCTACTTCATATTGCGCGGATAG
- a CDS encoding HlyD family secretion protein produces MGNILKFIRSKGPMVLIPVLIILLLVGIFVYNAGQRSGSSLITTGEGTFIEASGVAENTGVALSSEVAGTLIKSEVKEGDPVKAGQIIAVISNTTLENRYEQAKLSLEAAGENVNLLENSIENSSVQNGDMIQQSKNAYLAAEAEYQKVMDGAGSEEIKQAQEAVNQTVISLETSKKNLNRFQELLAEEAISQNQFDEAESNYNIAQTQHNAAQAKLDLLKSYPTAASAQAAENRMLQAKAGYQLARSNSNTQIQQLKDQLEVGKVQLEQAQTAMDQAEKEMDKTILKSPIDGIVSRFPFSQGELIAVGKPIAELNDPRRGEIKVYVSEANIGHVAVGQEVKLFVDSHENQGIEGRVLSINHEAEFTPKNIQTKEERVNTVFAVKIEILDATGIIKPGMPVDVKIKID; encoded by the coding sequence ATGGGGAATATTTTAAAGTTTATCCGATCTAAGGGACCAATGGTGCTGATTCCGGTCCTAATTATTCTGCTGTTGGTGGGGATTTTTGTTTATAACGCCGGTCAAAGAAGCGGTTCATCCCTGATCACAACAGGGGAAGGAACCTTTATTGAAGCTTCCGGCGTTGCAGAAAACACCGGGGTGGCGCTTAGCTCTGAAGTGGCAGGTACCTTAATAAAAAGTGAGGTCAAAGAAGGGGATCCGGTAAAGGCCGGACAAATTATTGCCGTCATCAGTAATACTACCCTGGAGAACCGTTATGAACAGGCTAAGCTCAGCTTGGAAGCAGCCGGGGAAAATGTCAATTTACTGGAGAACAGCATCGAGAATTCCTCTGTCCAAAATGGGGATATGATTCAACAATCTAAAAATGCTTATTTGGCTGCAGAAGCAGAATACCAAAAAGTTATGGATGGTGCCGGCTCCGAAGAAATCAAACAGGCGCAGGAGGCGGTAAACCAGACAGTTATCAGTTTGGAAACCAGCAAAAAAAATCTTAACAGATTTCAGGAATTATTAGCCGAAGAAGCAATTTCCCAAAACCAGTTTGATGAGGCGGAAAGCAATTATAATATTGCTCAGACCCAGCATAATGCAGCCCAAGCTAAATTAGACTTATTAAAGTCCTATCCAACTGCGGCCAGTGCCCAAGCGGCAGAGAACAGAATGCTCCAGGCTAAAGCAGGTTATCAACTGGCTAGGTCCAACAGCAATACCCAGATTCAACAATTGAAAGATCAATTAGAAGTTGGAAAAGTACAGCTGGAACAAGCCCAAACAGCAATGGACCAGGCGGAAAAAGAAATGGATAAAACGATACTCAAATCGCCCATAGATGGGATTGTCAGCCGCTTCCCCTTTAGCCAGGGTGAATTGATTGCTGTGGGCAAACCCATTGCTGAGCTTAATGATCCCCGGCGCGGGGAAATAAAAGTATATGTTTCGGAAGCAAATATTGGTCATGTTGCCGTTGGTCAGGAGGTCAAACTCTTTGTCGATTCCCATGAAAATCAAGGGATAGAAGGAAGAGTGTTAAGTATCAATCATGAAGCGGAATTTACGCCGAAAAATATTCAAACCAAGGAAGAAAGAGTGAATACGGTTTTTGCCGTCAAAATTGAGATTTTGGATGCCACCGGCATTATTAAGCCGGGCATGCCGGTAGATGTAAAAATTAAGATTGATTAG
- a CDS encoding ABC transporter ATP-binding protein, translating into MEFDIQTFSLGKSFGEIVAVHDLNLAVERGTIFGLVGPDGAGKTTTMRMLCSLISPDRGKGSIRNLDIVKDSEEIKKYIGYMPQKFSLYGDLTVMENLVFYAEIYEVPRKVMKEKIDYLLVFSNLKEHTKKLADQLSGGMKQKLALSCNLIHTPEYLFLDEPTIGVDPVARRELWKILFDLRAQGVTIFVSTPYMDEAERCDVIGLMNQGKIINQNPPANMINGFQKTILSVFADDPHQGKAFAPTLPYVEDAYLMGEEIHVVLEDDRNDQNKIFDDFVKQGIKVKEIKKIKPALEDIFVNLVRHEQENQDQK; encoded by the coding sequence ATGGAATTTGACATCCAAACCTTTTCTCTGGGCAAAAGCTTTGGCGAAATCGTGGCGGTGCATGATTTAAACCTTGCCGTAGAGCGGGGAACTATTTTTGGTTTAGTAGGGCCGGATGGAGCCGGGAAGACCACCACCATGCGCATGCTTTGCTCTCTGATCAGCCCGGACAGGGGAAAGGGATCGATCAGAAATTTAGATATTGTCAAAGACAGCGAAGAAATCAAGAAATACATCGGCTATATGCCCCAGAAGTTCAGTCTCTATGGGGATCTTACGGTGATGGAAAACCTGGTCTTCTATGCCGAAATATATGAGGTGCCCCGCAAGGTCATGAAAGAAAAAATTGATTATTTGCTGGTTTTCAGTAACCTTAAGGAACACACCAAAAAACTGGCGGATCAACTTTCGGGAGGCATGAAGCAGAAACTGGCATTGTCCTGCAATCTGATTCATACACCGGAATACTTATTCCTTGACGAGCCGACCATTGGGGTTGACCCGGTGGCAAGGAGAGAATTATGGAAGATTCTTTTTGATCTGCGGGCACAGGGTGTGACGATCTTTGTCAGTACCCCTTATATGGATGAAGCAGAAAGATGTGATGTCATCGGCCTGATGAATCAGGGTAAGATTATTAATCAGAATCCACCGGCCAATATGATCAACGGTTTTCAAAAAACCATCCTCAGTGTGTTTGCGGATGACCCTCATCAGGGAAAAGCTTTTGCTCCCACATTACCTTATGTGGAAGATGCTTATTTGATGGGAGAGGAAATCCATGTGGTGCTGGAGGATGATCGCAACGATCAGAATAAAATCTTTGATGATTTTGTCAAGCAGGGTATCAAGGTAAAAGAGATAAAAAAAATTAAGCCCGCGTTGGAAGATATTTTTGTTAATTTGGTACGCCATGAACAAGAGAATCAAGATCAAAAATGA
- a CDS encoding ABC transporter ATP-binding protein — MGNAENAIEIRNLTKKFGEHLVVDNISFDVKKGEVFGFLGPNGSGKTTVIRMLMGLISPTLGTGRVLGWDIALDQEKLRSAIGYMSQKFSLYEDLTVEENLNFYGGAYGIYGKKLAEEKKRILTMADLVGREKMITGNLSGGWKQRLALGCAIIHRPRLLLLDEPTGGVDPIARRQFWDVIYNLSREGVTILVTTHYMDEAEHCNTIGILYYGNMLSLDTPNKMKEEIIQGDIIEILTDDTLKSIDALKLHEQVKDAAVYGAGIHALLEPGFSLDQLHDYLKEHDIEVYNMEKVLPSLEDVFVFLVENEKRANR; from the coding sequence ATGGGAAATGCGGAAAATGCAATTGAAATCAGGAATTTGACGAAAAAATTCGGTGAACATCTGGTCGTCGATAATATTAGCTTTGATGTTAAAAAAGGCGAGGTCTTTGGTTTTTTAGGCCCTAACGGGTCCGGAAAAACAACGGTGATCCGGATGCTCATGGGTTTAATCAGTCCTACCTTGGGCACTGGAAGGGTATTGGGCTGGGATATTGCTCTTGATCAGGAAAAACTAAGAAGTGCCATCGGCTACATGTCGCAAAAATTCAGCCTTTATGAAGACTTAACCGTGGAAGAAAATCTTAATTTTTATGGCGGCGCTTATGGTATTTACGGTAAGAAATTAGCCGAGGAGAAAAAAAGAATCCTGACCATGGCAGATTTAGTGGGCAGGGAAAAAATGATCACCGGAAATTTATCCGGCGGCTGGAAGCAAAGACTGGCTTTGGGCTGTGCCATCATTCACCGGCCCAGGCTCCTCCTCTTGGATGAACCTACGGGAGGTGTGGATCCCATCGCCCGCAGACAATTCTGGGATGTCATTTACAACCTATCCCGGGAGGGTGTGACTATTTTAGTAACTACCCACTATATGGATGAGGCGGAACATTGCAATACCATCGGCATCTTGTATTACGGCAATATGTTATCCCTGGATACACCTAATAAGATGAAGGAGGAAATTATTCAGGGAGATATCATTGAAATTTTGACCGATGACACGCTGAAGTCTATTGACGCTTTAAAATTACACGAACAGGTTAAAGATGCAGCGGTCTATGGAGCGGGGATCCATGCTTTGCTCGAACCAGGTTTCTCTTTAGATCAACTACATGATTATTTGAAGGAGCATGATATTGAAGTTTACAACATGGAAAAGGTGCTGCCTTCCTTGGAAGATGTTTTTGTTTTCCTTGTTGAAAATGAAAAAAGAGCGAATCGGTAA
- a CDS encoding ABC transporter permease, whose protein sequence is MKFNLRRTLAIIKKEFAQIKRDKKTIAIIIMMPIMQLLLFGYAVSTSVDHIPTVVLNNDIGQESRELLDRFTNSQYFDLDAYVTSINDVEKYIDYGDAKAGIVIPPGYSDDIRRGETAQIQLIVDGSDPTTAQTILSSAGGVVQSLSVDIMEKTLGAPLPQPVELRSRVWYNPDMSSTNFNIPGLIGIILQTVTLMLTSFSVVRERERGTMEQLIVTPITKMELMVGKLVPYVIIGFIDIVVALALSLFWFGVTVSGSVLLLLFFSIIFLISALGVGLLISTVSKSQLQAMQLSMFMIMPNILLSGYMFPREAMPEVIYAVSTVIPLTYFLNVLRGIMLKGNTFMILYQEFIILSAFGVVFLVLAVIKFKKRID, encoded by the coding sequence ATGAAATTTAATCTGAGAAGAACCTTGGCGATCATCAAAAAGGAATTCGCACAAATCAAAAGAGATAAAAAGACCATTGCCATTATTATCATGATGCCCATCATGCAGCTATTACTTTTTGGCTATGCCGTATCCACCAGTGTAGATCATATCCCCACGGTGGTTTTAAACAACGATATCGGGCAGGAAAGCCGCGAGCTGCTGGATCGATTCACAAACTCTCAATATTTTGATCTGGATGCGTATGTGACAAGTATTAATGATGTGGAAAAATATATTGATTACGGGGACGCGAAAGCGGGTATTGTGATTCCCCCCGGATATTCAGACGATATCAGAAGAGGCGAAACAGCCCAAATTCAATTGATTGTTGACGGTAGTGATCCAACAACAGCCCAAACCATCTTATCCAGTGCCGGCGGCGTCGTACAGTCCCTTTCGGTGGATATTATGGAAAAAACCTTAGGGGCACCTTTACCCCAACCTGTGGAATTAAGAAGCAGAGTTTGGTATAATCCTGATATGAGCAGTACTAATTTTAATATTCCCGGTCTCATCGGTATTATTTTGCAAACGGTAACTTTGATGCTGACCTCCTTTTCCGTTGTCCGGGAAAGGGAAAGAGGGACGATGGAGCAGCTGATTGTTACACCCATCACCAAAATGGAGTTAATGGTGGGCAAATTAGTTCCTTATGTTATTATCGGTTTTATTGATATTGTTGTCGCCTTGGCACTTAGTCTCTTTTGGTTTGGTGTTACAGTCTCCGGCAGTGTGCTGCTGCTGCTGTTCTTTTCCATTATCTTTTTAATCAGTGCCCTGGGGGTCGGTTTATTGATTTCCACTGTTTCCAAGAGTCAGCTTCAGGCGATGCAATTATCTATGTTTATGATTATGCCGAATATCTTACTTTCCGGGTATATGTTTCCCAGGGAAGCCATGCCGGAGGTTATTTATGCGGTGAGTACGGTGATCCCTTTAACTTATTTTTTAAACGTACTGCGGGGTATTATGTTAAAAGGCAATACCTTTATGATCCTTTATCAGGAATTTATTATTTTAAGTGCTTTTGGAGTTGTCTTTTTAGTTTTGGCAGTAATTAAGTTTAAAAAGAGAATTGATTAA
- a CDS encoding ester cyclase, producing the protein MMSNEKMKMAVKNLIESDTVDIIGELCAPDFVGHMPGMPEPVDRSGFMNFAAMLYSAFPDLHHDVEVQLAENDLMALCVKVSGTHQGEFQGIPATGKKVVFIDLIITRLENGKAKELWAQFDISGLLQQLGVQQV; encoded by the coding sequence ATGATGAGCAATGAAAAAATGAAAATGGCTGTAAAAAACCTTATTGAATCAGACACGGTGGACATCATCGGGGAACTTTGTGCCCCTGATTTTGTGGGGCATATGCCGGGTATGCCGGAACCGGTAGATCGCAGTGGTTTCATGAATTTTGCAGCCATGCTTTACAGTGCTTTCCCTGATTTGCACCATGATGTGGAAGTGCAATTAGCGGAAAACGACCTGATGGCCCTTTGTGTAAAAGTGAGCGGTACCCACCAGGGTGAGTTTCAGGGTATTCCTGCTACCGGGAAAAAGGTGGTCTTTATCGACTTGATCATTACCCGTTTAGAGAATGGCAAGGCAAAAGAATTATGGGCGCAATTTGATATTTCCGGTTTGCTGCAGCAGCTTGGTGTGCAACAGGTCTAA
- a CDS encoding PaaI family thioesterase, giving the protein MDENNIKNIKNDKFAALVGIKLLQVGDGYALTQMEVSEKHLNGINFVQGGAIFTLADYAFAAAANAKGLMTVGITNNISFIKPPKGKIITAEAREASCSRKLCVYNVDVFDDDKELIAQMSAMGYIKNK; this is encoded by the coding sequence ATGGATGAAAATAACATAAAAAATATCAAAAATGATAAATTTGCCGCATTGGTGGGGATTAAACTTTTGCAGGTGGGGGATGGTTATGCTCTGACTCAAATGGAGGTATCTGAGAAACATCTTAATGGCATCAATTTTGTCCAGGGAGGAGCGATCTTTACCCTGGCTGATTATGCCTTTGCAGCGGCCGCCAATGCTAAGGGACTCATGACCGTAGGCATTACCAATAATATCTCTTTTATCAAACCGCCCAAGGGGAAAATTATCACAGCTGAGGCTCGTGAAGCTTCCTGCTCCAGAAAATTATGCGTTTATAACGTGGACGTTTTTGATGATGATAAAGAGTTAATTGCCCAGATGAGTGCCATGGGCTATATCAAAAATAAGTAA
- a CDS encoding ABC transporter ATP-binding protein, giving the protein MEKIIEIKELTKIYSNGRGIEDVNLKIHQGDIFGFLGPNGAGKTTAMKIMTGLIRPDQGSVKLFGYDIVEAYEKAMAEVGCLIEVVESYPYLSAYDNLKQLARFYPSVDKTRIEEVLEITGIYRYKDEKPKKFSLGMKQRLGLAMAILSHPKLLILDEPLNGLDVEGMIDIRNLIKDLAKNEGTTFFISSHLIHDVELTCTRIGVIYNGKILNVDDTENILKNYASLENYFVSEVESNGRV; this is encoded by the coding sequence ATGGAGAAAATAATTGAAATAAAAGAGCTGACCAAGATCTATTCCAATGGCCGGGGTATTGAGGATGTGAATTTAAAGATCCATCAAGGTGATATTTTCGGTTTTTTAGGTCCTAATGGAGCGGGCAAAACCACAGCGATGAAAATTATGACGGGACTGATCAGGCCTGATCAGGGTTCGGTCAAGCTCTTTGGTTATGATATTGTTGAAGCATATGAAAAGGCCATGGCTGAGGTAGGCTGTTTAATCGAGGTGGTGGAGTCTTACCCTTATCTCAGTGCCTATGATAATTTAAAACAGCTGGCCCGCTTTTATCCTTCGGTGGATAAGACACGCATCGAAGAGGTTTTGGAGATTACCGGGATTTACCGTTATAAGGATGAAAAACCGAAAAAGTTTTCCCTGGGGATGAAGCAACGCTTAGGACTGGCCATGGCGATCTTATCCCACCCGAAGCTTTTGATTTTAGATGAGCCTTTAAACGGGTTGGATGTGGAAGGCATGATTGATATTCGCAATCTGATCAAAGATTTGGCAAAAAATGAGGGCACTACCTTTTTTATTTCCAGCCATTTGATTCATGATGTGGAGCTGACCTGTACCCGGATCGGGGTAATATATAATGGCAAGATTCTCAATGTGGATGATACGGAGAACATTCTAAAGAATTATGCCAGCCTGGAAAATTACTTTGTCAGTGAGGTGGAAAGTAATGGCCGTGTTTAA
- a CDS encoding sensor histidine kinase, which yields MNLKKRLLLANFMTAAFPLVITVLLTLIFLFFYGKLFDPNLSIDRYQQLSNIEQQFFHHQQNLLEGRPETIEEEGNQQQLLDQLERIDGELVILKNDQLLFSSGDFTQIDVAKLSQAENPLGSNDQVMINNISYMVRSVQLNYPDGALAQVILMAPVPDTALSLNVVLSFMVLVFLISLIITNFFISQQLSQTILQPIQHLQQAAGEISKGNLEQEILAEGDQELQELCRDLEMMRIKLKELIHNQLRYEDNRKMLITSMSHDLKTPITSIKGYVEGILDGVANNPEKIKKYLNTIVLKADQVDQLIDDLLLFSKLDLNQIPFQLERVTISDYLKSVLAEHELELERKKIKLFYHNDLDQEQFIFLDREKMKRVVMNILDNAAKYVPEGYGEIHVRLRETNTGVIIEFRDNGAGIREKDLPFIFDRFYRGDQARTDRKGSGLGLAIGKQIVEGHQGRIWAVPATEGGTSIMISLCKG from the coding sequence ATGAATCTTAAGAAACGATTGCTTCTGGCAAATTTCATGACGGCAGCCTTTCCCTTGGTGATCACCGTTTTATTGACCTTGATCTTTCTATTTTTTTATGGAAAATTGTTCGATCCTAATCTCTCAATTGACCGCTATCAACAATTATCCAATATTGAGCAGCAATTTTTCCATCATCAGCAAAATCTCCTGGAGGGACGGCCGGAAACCATTGAAGAAGAGGGCAATCAGCAGCAATTATTAGATCAACTGGAGAGAATCGACGGAGAACTGGTGATCCTGAAAAACGATCAATTATTGTTTTCCTCTGGTGATTTTACCCAGATTGATGTGGCCAAATTGAGCCAGGCAGAAAACCCTTTGGGCAGCAATGACCAAGTGATGATTAATAATATCTCCTATATGGTCCGATCGGTGCAATTGAACTATCCGGACGGAGCCCTGGCTCAAGTGATCCTGATGGCTCCGGTGCCGGATACTGCTCTTAGTTTGAATGTTGTTTTGTCGTTTATGGTGCTGGTTTTCCTTATCTCTTTGATCATCACCAATTTTTTTATCAGTCAACAGCTTTCCCAGACCATTTTGCAGCCTATTCAACATCTGCAGCAGGCAGCCGGGGAGATCAGCAAGGGGAATTTGGAGCAAGAAATCCTGGCCGAAGGGGATCAGGAGCTTCAAGAGCTTTGCCGGGATCTGGAAATGATGCGCATCAAGCTTAAAGAATTGATCCATAACCAATTAAGGTACGAAGACAATCGAAAAATGTTAATAACCAGCATGTCCCATGATTTAAAAACCCCCATTACCTCCATTAAAGGTTACGTGGAAGGAATTTTAGATGGGGTGGCTAACAATCCGGAGAAAATTAAAAAATATTTAAACACGATAGTGTTGAAAGCAGACCAGGTAGACCAATTAATCGATGATCTGCTGCTTTTTTCTAAATTGGATTTGAATCAAATTCCTTTCCAATTAGAGCGGGTCACTATTTCTGATTATTTGAAATCTGTTTTGGCGGAGCATGAGCTGGAGCTGGAAAGAAAGAAAATAAAATTATTTTATCACAACGATCTGGATCAGGAACAATTTATATTTCTTGATCGGGAGAAGATGAAACGGGTGGTTATGAATATCCTGGACAATGCTGCTAAGTATGTCCCGGAAGGTTATGGGGAGATCCATGTTCGTCTGAGGGAGACCAATACCGGTGTGATTATAGAATTTCGTGATAACGGTGCGGGGATTCGGGAAAAAGATTTGCCTTTTATCTTTGACCGCTTTTATCGTGGAGATCAGGCTCGCACAGACCGGAAAGGCAGCGGTCTGGGCCTTGCCATCGGGAAACAAATTGTGGAAGGCCATCAGGGGCGTATCTGGGCGGTACCGGCGACTGAGGGGGGTACCAGCATCATGATTTCTCTTTGCAAAGGTTGA
- a CDS encoding response regulator transcription factor, which translates to MKRILIVEDDSSIAELEKDYLEVAGFQVEVCPDGLEAFSLIKEKDYDLLIIDIMLPGMDGLEILRHIQEEKDIPVLLVSAKKEEIDKIKGLSLGADDYITKPFSPGELVARVQSHLKNYERLKKILQGNVKKQESSLLSIRGLRIETEARRVFMNEQEVNLAHKEFDLLLFLAKHPNRVFGREELFEKVWGMDALGDAATVTVHIARIREKIEINPAQPQYVETVWGAGYRFRV; encoded by the coding sequence ATGAAAAGGATCTTAATTGTGGAGGATGACTCCAGTATTGCGGAATTGGAAAAGGATTATCTGGAGGTAGCCGGTTTTCAGGTTGAGGTTTGTCCCGATGGATTAGAAGCCTTTAGCCTGATCAAAGAAAAGGACTATGACCTTTTAATCATTGATATTATGCTTCCCGGGATGGACGGGCTGGAGATCCTGCGCCATATCCAGGAGGAGAAGGATATCCCGGTTCTGCTCGTTTCAGCCAAGAAAGAAGAAATCGATAAGATTAAAGGCTTAAGTCTGGGGGCGGACGATTACATTACTAAGCCTTTCAGCCCGGGGGAGCTAGTGGCTCGGGTTCAGTCTCACTTGAAAAATTACGAGAGACTAAAGAAAATCTTACAGGGAAATGTAAAAAAACAAGAATCCTCTCTCCTCTCCATCCGGGGTTTGCGCATCGAAACAGAAGCACGCCGGGTTTTTATGAATGAACAGGAAGTGAATCTTGCTCATAAAGAATTTGATCTCCTGCTATTTTTGGCCAAGCATCCCAATCGGGTCTTCGGCCGGGAGGAGTTATTTGAAAAGGTCTGGGGCATGGACGCTTTGGGGGATGCGGCCACGGTCACTGTTCATATCGCCCGTATCCGGGAAAAAATCGAAATCAATCCCGCCCAGCCTCAATATGTGGAAACCGTATGGGGTGCCGGGTATCGTTTTCGGGTGTAG